Proteins encoded together in one Leishmania donovani BPK282A1 complete genome, chromosome 33 window:
- a CDS encoding beta-ketoacyl synthase family protein, putative yields the protein MVTPLGVTAVDTWAAVCRGQSGCRPLIEAPYFLPGFLENDKMLSPQQKAAALEKLVAALPCKVAAFVQPPAEVGLAAGKVDKAVPAADPFAPTAHEPRALRLCARAVEEALADAALQLSEAVQDRCGVNIGMGIPSLADVTDVSAYLTGDAIATDAGHVHYSKVPPMFLPKILGNMAAGNTAIRHKLRGPIGSSVAACATGAHCIGEAALWIREGRADVMVCGAAEACITPVSVAGFTRMRALCTRFNDTPSSASRPFDITRAGFVMGEGAGVLILEALEHAVARAAPRVYAELRGFGISCDAHHVAVPHPEGLGARRCVEQALAEGGDVPASAVGYVNAHATGTIGDEVELMAIQQALRPSTAPSSPALHVSSAKGGLGHLLGAAGSVEAALTVLALHEQRAPPTANLTTSCLTREQQECGLVCIQGSTAQPMQSCEAVISTSFGFGGINTALLFTRM from the coding sequence ATGGTCACGCCCCTCGGCGTCACCGCGGTGGACACGTGGGCTGCTGTGTGCCGTGGTCAATCCGGCTGTCGGCCGCTGATTGAGGCTCCGTACTTTTTGCCCGGTTTCCTCGAAAACGACAAGATGCTGTCTCCGCAgcagaaggcagcggcgctggagaagctTGTCGCCGCCTTGCCGTGCAAGGTGGCTGCTTTCGTTCAGCCGCCAGCCGAGGTCGGGTTGGCGGCTGGCAAGGTGGACAAAGCAGTGCCTGCGGCCGATCCGTTCGCGCCCACCGCCCACGAACCGCGGGCGCTTCGCttatgcgcgcgtgcggtcGAGGAAGCgctcgccgacgctgcgctcCAACTCTCCGAGGCCGTGCAGGATCGCTGCGGTGTCAACATCGGCATGGGCATCCCCTCTCTTGCCGACGTGACGGACGTCTCCGCCTACCTGACGGGCGACGCCATTGCCACCGATGCGGGTCATGTGCACTACAGCAAGGTCCCTCCAATGTTTTTGCCGAAAATCTTGGGCAACATGGCAGCCGGCAACACGGCCATCCGCCACAAACTGCGCGGTcccatcggcagcagcgtggcggcgtgTGCAACAGGGGCGCACTGCATTGGTGAGGCGGCCTTGTGGATCCGTGAAGGCCGCGCGGACGTTATGGtgtgtggcgcagcggaggcCTGCATCACGCCGGTTTCCGTGGCCGGTTTTACAAGGATGCGGGCACTGTGCACGCGGTTCAATGACACCCCATCGTCTGCCTCGCGGCCGTTCGACATTACTCGCGCCGGCTTTGTGATGGGAGAAGGCGCAGGTGTGTTGATCCTCGAAGCGCTCGAGCACGCCGtggcgcgggcggcgccgcgcgtgtACGCCGAGCTGCGCGGCTTTGGCATATCGTGCGATGCACACCatgtggcggtgccgcaccCCGAAGGGCTTGgtgcccgccgctgcgtggAGCAAGCCttggcggagggaggggatgTCCCTGCCTCGGCCGTCGGCTACGTTaacgcgcacgcgacgggcACCATCGGTGATGAGGTGGAGCTGATGGCGATCCAGCAAGCATTGCGACCTTCGACGGCACCATCCTCTCCGGCGCTGCACGTGAGCAGCGCCAAAGGAGGGCTGGGTCACCTactcggtgctgctggcagcgTCGAGGCCGCGCTGACGGTCTTGGCGTtgcacgagcagcgcgcgccgccgacggcgaacTTGACGACGTCGTGTCTCAcgagagagcagcaggagtGCGGCTTGGTGTGTATCCAAggcagcaccgcgcagcCAATGCAGAGCTGCGAGGCGGTAATATCGACAAGCTTTGGCTTCGGCGGAATCAACACGGCCTTGCTCTTCACGCGCATGTAG